From a region of the Canis lupus dingo isolate Sandy chromosome 5, ASM325472v2, whole genome shotgun sequence genome:
- the TNFRSF25 gene encoding tumor necrosis factor receptor superfamily member 25 isoform X2, whose product MQPCPVYTLLPLGPPQVLLLALLGAQGQHSTPAPRCNCAYNFQKRNGLFCCKGCPAGHYLKGPCLKPCGPAICLPCPWGTFLARENHHETRCTRCQACDEEVSQVALKNCSMVADTHCGCEPGWFLECLVKPCKAGSPFRCHPCSDCRALHRHTRVPCSARDSDCGTCLPGFYEYGNSCVSCPTSTLGSCPEPCVTICGWRQSRWCAGNLSRMAGMGQGEFGGGGLLLTTHQLFSVFWVQVLLAGLVVPLLLGATLTYTYHRCQPCKPMVPNEAGMEALTLQATQLSSRESAHTLLVPLSSSEKKVRAVQLVGNGWTPGSPQSQEAPCPEVTWPWDQMHSRALEPPPPPSPAPPAGSAAATLQPGPQLYDVMDAVPARRWKEFVRTLGLREAEIEAVEVEVGRFRDQQYEMLKRWRQQQPAGLGAVYAALERMGLDGCAEDLRSRLQRGP is encoded by the exons ATGCAGCCCTGTCCTGTGTATACCTTGCTGCCCTTGGGGCCACCTCAG GTCCTACTCCTGGCACTGCTGGGCGCCCAGGGCCAGCACAGCACTCCTGCTCCTAGGTGCAACTGTGCCTACAATTTCCAGAAGAGGAACGGTCTGTTCTGTTGCAAAGGCTGTCCAGCAG GGCACTACCTGAAAGGCCCCTGCCTGAAGCCCTGTGGTCCGGCCATCTGCCTTCCATGCCCCTGGGGTACCTTCCTGGCCAGGGAGAACCACCATGAGACCCGCTGTACCCGCTGCCAGGCCTGTGACGAGGAGG TCTCCCAGGTGGCCCTGAAGAACTGCTCGATGGTGGCGGACACCCACTGTGGCTGTGAGCCAGGCTGGTTCCTGGAGTGCTTGGTCAAGCCCTGCAAGGCTGGCTCTCCCTTCCGCTGCCATCCATGCTCAGACTGCAGGGCTCTGCACCGCCACACACGGGTGCCCT GTTCTGCCAGAGATAGCGACTGTGGGACCTGCCTGCCTGGCTTCTATGAATATGGCAACAGCTGCGTGTCCTGCCCCAC GAGCACCCTTGGGAGCTGTCCTGAGCCATGTGTGACTATCTGTGGCTGGAGGCAGAGTAGGTGGTGTGCTGGGAATTTAAGCAGGATGGCTGGGATGGGCCAAGgggaatttgggggtgggggtttaCTACTCACCACTCACCAGCTGTTCTCAGTGTTCTGGGTCCAGGTGCTTCTGGCTGGCCTGGTGGTCCCACTCCTGCTTGGTGCTACCCTGACTTACACATACCACCGCTGCCAACCTTGCAAGCCCATGGTTCCTA ATGAAGCTGGGATGGAGGCCTTGACTCTACAG gcCACCCAACTCTCATCCAGGGAGAGCGCGCACACCCTTCTAGTGCCCCTCAGCAGTAGTGAGAAGAAGGTCCGCGCTGTCCAGTTGGTGGGCAACGGCTGGACCCCTGGTTCCCCCCAGAGCCAGGAGGCGCCTTGTCCGGAGGTGACATGGCCCTGGGACCAGATGCACAGCAGAGCTCTTG agccgccgccgccgccttcgcCAGCGCCCCCTGCAGGCTCCGCGGCCGCCACGCTCCAGCCGGGCCCGCAGCTCTACGACGTGATGGACGCGGTGCCCGCGCGGCGCTGGAAGGAGTTCGTGCGCACGCTGGGGCTGCGCGAGGCGGAAATCGAGGCCGTGGAGGTGGAGGTCGGCCGCTTCCGCGACCAGCAGTACGAGATGCTCAAGCGCTGGCGTCAGCAGCAGCCCGCGGGCTTGGGCGCCGTCTACGCGGCGCTGGAGCGCATGGGGCTGGACGGCTGCGCCGAGGACCTGCGCAGCCGCCTGCAGCGCGGCCCGTGA
- the TNFRSF25 gene encoding tumor necrosis factor receptor superfamily member 25 isoform X1 produces the protein MQPCPVYTLLPLGPPQVLLLALLGAQGQHSTPAPRCNCAYNFQKRNGLFCCKGCPAGHYLKGPCLKPCGPAICLPCPWGTFLARENHHETRCTRCQACDEEVSQVALKNCSMVADTHCGCEPGWFLECLVKPCKAGSPFRCHPCSDCRALHRHTRVPCSARDSDCGTCLPGFYEYGNSCVSCPTSTLGSCPEPCVTICGWRQSRWCAGNLSRMAGMGQGEFGGGGLLLTTHQLFSVFWVQVLLAGLVVPLLLGATLTYTYHRCQPCKPMVPTDEAGMEALTLQATQLSSRESAHTLLVPLSSSEKKVRAVQLVGNGWTPGSPQSQEAPCPEVTWPWDQMHSRALEPPPPPSPAPPAGSAAATLQPGPQLYDVMDAVPARRWKEFVRTLGLREAEIEAVEVEVGRFRDQQYEMLKRWRQQQPAGLGAVYAALERMGLDGCAEDLRSRLQRGP, from the exons ATGCAGCCCTGTCCTGTGTATACCTTGCTGCCCTTGGGGCCACCTCAG GTCCTACTCCTGGCACTGCTGGGCGCCCAGGGCCAGCACAGCACTCCTGCTCCTAGGTGCAACTGTGCCTACAATTTCCAGAAGAGGAACGGTCTGTTCTGTTGCAAAGGCTGTCCAGCAG GGCACTACCTGAAAGGCCCCTGCCTGAAGCCCTGTGGTCCGGCCATCTGCCTTCCATGCCCCTGGGGTACCTTCCTGGCCAGGGAGAACCACCATGAGACCCGCTGTACCCGCTGCCAGGCCTGTGACGAGGAGG TCTCCCAGGTGGCCCTGAAGAACTGCTCGATGGTGGCGGACACCCACTGTGGCTGTGAGCCAGGCTGGTTCCTGGAGTGCTTGGTCAAGCCCTGCAAGGCTGGCTCTCCCTTCCGCTGCCATCCATGCTCAGACTGCAGGGCTCTGCACCGCCACACACGGGTGCCCT GTTCTGCCAGAGATAGCGACTGTGGGACCTGCCTGCCTGGCTTCTATGAATATGGCAACAGCTGCGTGTCCTGCCCCAC GAGCACCCTTGGGAGCTGTCCTGAGCCATGTGTGACTATCTGTGGCTGGAGGCAGAGTAGGTGGTGTGCTGGGAATTTAAGCAGGATGGCTGGGATGGGCCAAGgggaatttgggggtgggggtttaCTACTCACCACTCACCAGCTGTTCTCAGTGTTCTGGGTCCAGGTGCTTCTGGCTGGCCTGGTGGTCCCACTCCTGCTTGGTGCTACCCTGACTTACACATACCACCGCTGCCAACCTTGCAAGCCCATGGTTCCTA CAGATGAAGCTGGGATGGAGGCCTTGACTCTACAG gcCACCCAACTCTCATCCAGGGAGAGCGCGCACACCCTTCTAGTGCCCCTCAGCAGTAGTGAGAAGAAGGTCCGCGCTGTCCAGTTGGTGGGCAACGGCTGGACCCCTGGTTCCCCCCAGAGCCAGGAGGCGCCTTGTCCGGAGGTGACATGGCCCTGGGACCAGATGCACAGCAGAGCTCTTG agccgccgccgccgccttcgcCAGCGCCCCCTGCAGGCTCCGCGGCCGCCACGCTCCAGCCGGGCCCGCAGCTCTACGACGTGATGGACGCGGTGCCCGCGCGGCGCTGGAAGGAGTTCGTGCGCACGCTGGGGCTGCGCGAGGCGGAAATCGAGGCCGTGGAGGTGGAGGTCGGCCGCTTCCGCGACCAGCAGTACGAGATGCTCAAGCGCTGGCGTCAGCAGCAGCCCGCGGGCTTGGGCGCCGTCTACGCGGCGCTGGAGCGCATGGGGCTGGACGGCTGCGCCGAGGACCTGCGCAGCCGCCTGCAGCGCGGCCCGTGA
- the TNFRSF25 gene encoding tumor necrosis factor receptor superfamily member 25 isoform X5: MQPCPVYTLLPLGPPQVLLLALLGAQGQHSTPAPRCNCAYNFQKRNGLFCCKGCPAGHYLKGPCLKPCGPAICLPCPWGTFLARENHHETRCTRCQACDEEVSQVALKNCSMVADTHCGCEPGWFLECLVKPCKAGSPFRCHPCSDCRALHRHTRVPCSARDSDCGTCLPGFYEYGNSCVSCPTSTLGSCPEPCVTICGWRQMFWVQVLLAGLVVPLLLGATLTYTYHRCQPCKPMVPNEAGMEALTLQATQLSSRESAHTLLVPLSSSEKKVRAVQLVGNGWTPGSPQSQEAPCPEVTWPWDQMHSRALEPPPPPSPAPPAGSAAATLQPGPQLYDVMDAVPARRWKEFVRTLGLREAEIEAVEVEVGRFRDQQYEMLKRWRQQQPAGLGAVYAALERMGLDGCAEDLRSRLQRGP, encoded by the exons ATGCAGCCCTGTCCTGTGTATACCTTGCTGCCCTTGGGGCCACCTCAG GTCCTACTCCTGGCACTGCTGGGCGCCCAGGGCCAGCACAGCACTCCTGCTCCTAGGTGCAACTGTGCCTACAATTTCCAGAAGAGGAACGGTCTGTTCTGTTGCAAAGGCTGTCCAGCAG GGCACTACCTGAAAGGCCCCTGCCTGAAGCCCTGTGGTCCGGCCATCTGCCTTCCATGCCCCTGGGGTACCTTCCTGGCCAGGGAGAACCACCATGAGACCCGCTGTACCCGCTGCCAGGCCTGTGACGAGGAGG TCTCCCAGGTGGCCCTGAAGAACTGCTCGATGGTGGCGGACACCCACTGTGGCTGTGAGCCAGGCTGGTTCCTGGAGTGCTTGGTCAAGCCCTGCAAGGCTGGCTCTCCCTTCCGCTGCCATCCATGCTCAGACTGCAGGGCTCTGCACCGCCACACACGGGTGCCCT GTTCTGCCAGAGATAGCGACTGTGGGACCTGCCTGCCTGGCTTCTATGAATATGGCAACAGCTGCGTGTCCTGCCCCAC GAGCACCCTTGGGAGCTGTCCTGAGCCATGTGTGACTATCTGTGGCTGGAGGCAGA TGTTCTGGGTCCAGGTGCTTCTGGCTGGCCTGGTGGTCCCACTCCTGCTTGGTGCTACCCTGACTTACACATACCACCGCTGCCAACCTTGCAAGCCCATGGTTCCTA ATGAAGCTGGGATGGAGGCCTTGACTCTACAG gcCACCCAACTCTCATCCAGGGAGAGCGCGCACACCCTTCTAGTGCCCCTCAGCAGTAGTGAGAAGAAGGTCCGCGCTGTCCAGTTGGTGGGCAACGGCTGGACCCCTGGTTCCCCCCAGAGCCAGGAGGCGCCTTGTCCGGAGGTGACATGGCCCTGGGACCAGATGCACAGCAGAGCTCTTG agccgccgccgccgccttcgcCAGCGCCCCCTGCAGGCTCCGCGGCCGCCACGCTCCAGCCGGGCCCGCAGCTCTACGACGTGATGGACGCGGTGCCCGCGCGGCGCTGGAAGGAGTTCGTGCGCACGCTGGGGCTGCGCGAGGCGGAAATCGAGGCCGTGGAGGTGGAGGTCGGCCGCTTCCGCGACCAGCAGTACGAGATGCTCAAGCGCTGGCGTCAGCAGCAGCCCGCGGGCTTGGGCGCCGTCTACGCGGCGCTGGAGCGCATGGGGCTGGACGGCTGCGCCGAGGACCTGCGCAGCCGCCTGCAGCGCGGCCCGTGA
- the TNFRSF25 gene encoding tumor necrosis factor receptor superfamily member 25 isoform X4 — translation MQPCPVYTLLPLGPPQVLLLALLGAQGQHSTPAPRCNCAYNFQKRNGLFCCKGCPAGHYLKGPCLKPCGPAICLPCPWGTFLARENHHETRCTRCQACDEEVSQVALKNCSMVADTHCGCEPGWFLECLVKPCKAGSPFRCHPCSDCRALHRHTRVPCSARDSDCGTCLPGFYEYGNSCVSCPTSTLGSCPEPCVTICGWRQMFWVQVLLAGLVVPLLLGATLTYTYHRCQPCKPMVPTDEAGMEALTLQATQLSSRESAHTLLVPLSSSEKKVRAVQLVGNGWTPGSPQSQEAPCPEVTWPWDQMHSRALEPPPPPSPAPPAGSAAATLQPGPQLYDVMDAVPARRWKEFVRTLGLREAEIEAVEVEVGRFRDQQYEMLKRWRQQQPAGLGAVYAALERMGLDGCAEDLRSRLQRGP, via the exons ATGCAGCCCTGTCCTGTGTATACCTTGCTGCCCTTGGGGCCACCTCAG GTCCTACTCCTGGCACTGCTGGGCGCCCAGGGCCAGCACAGCACTCCTGCTCCTAGGTGCAACTGTGCCTACAATTTCCAGAAGAGGAACGGTCTGTTCTGTTGCAAAGGCTGTCCAGCAG GGCACTACCTGAAAGGCCCCTGCCTGAAGCCCTGTGGTCCGGCCATCTGCCTTCCATGCCCCTGGGGTACCTTCCTGGCCAGGGAGAACCACCATGAGACCCGCTGTACCCGCTGCCAGGCCTGTGACGAGGAGG TCTCCCAGGTGGCCCTGAAGAACTGCTCGATGGTGGCGGACACCCACTGTGGCTGTGAGCCAGGCTGGTTCCTGGAGTGCTTGGTCAAGCCCTGCAAGGCTGGCTCTCCCTTCCGCTGCCATCCATGCTCAGACTGCAGGGCTCTGCACCGCCACACACGGGTGCCCT GTTCTGCCAGAGATAGCGACTGTGGGACCTGCCTGCCTGGCTTCTATGAATATGGCAACAGCTGCGTGTCCTGCCCCAC GAGCACCCTTGGGAGCTGTCCTGAGCCATGTGTGACTATCTGTGGCTGGAGGCAGA TGTTCTGGGTCCAGGTGCTTCTGGCTGGCCTGGTGGTCCCACTCCTGCTTGGTGCTACCCTGACTTACACATACCACCGCTGCCAACCTTGCAAGCCCATGGTTCCTA CAGATGAAGCTGGGATGGAGGCCTTGACTCTACAG gcCACCCAACTCTCATCCAGGGAGAGCGCGCACACCCTTCTAGTGCCCCTCAGCAGTAGTGAGAAGAAGGTCCGCGCTGTCCAGTTGGTGGGCAACGGCTGGACCCCTGGTTCCCCCCAGAGCCAGGAGGCGCCTTGTCCGGAGGTGACATGGCCCTGGGACCAGATGCACAGCAGAGCTCTTG agccgccgccgccgccttcgcCAGCGCCCCCTGCAGGCTCCGCGGCCGCCACGCTCCAGCCGGGCCCGCAGCTCTACGACGTGATGGACGCGGTGCCCGCGCGGCGCTGGAAGGAGTTCGTGCGCACGCTGGGGCTGCGCGAGGCGGAAATCGAGGCCGTGGAGGTGGAGGTCGGCCGCTTCCGCGACCAGCAGTACGAGATGCTCAAGCGCTGGCGTCAGCAGCAGCCCGCGGGCTTGGGCGCCGTCTACGCGGCGCTGGAGCGCATGGGGCTGGACGGCTGCGCCGAGGACCTGCGCAGCCGCCTGCAGCGCGGCCCGTGA
- the TNFRSF25 gene encoding tumor necrosis factor receptor superfamily member 25 isoform X3 has translation MELRLGGYTAAVAAVLLLALLGAQGQHSTPAPRCNCAYNFQKRNGLFCCKGCPAGHYLKGPCLKPCGPAICLPCPWGTFLARENHHETRCTRCQACDEEVSQVALKNCSMVADTHCGCEPGWFLECLVKPCKAGSPFRCHPCSDCRALHRHTRVPCSARDSDCGTCLPGFYEYGNSCVSCPTSTLGSCPEPCVTICGWRQSRWCAGNLSRMAGMGQGEFGGGGLLLTTHQLFSVFWVQVLLAGLVVPLLLGATLTYTYHRCQPCKPMVPTDEAGMEALTLQATQLSSRESAHTLLVPLSSSEKKVRAVQLVGNGWTPGSPQSQEAPCPEVTWPWDQMHSRALEPPPPPSPAPPAGSAAATLQPGPQLYDVMDAVPARRWKEFVRTLGLREAEIEAVEVEVGRFRDQQYEMLKRWRQQQPAGLGAVYAALERMGLDGCAEDLRSRLQRGP, from the exons ATGGAGTTGCGGCTGGGGGGCTACACGGCAGCGGTGGCTGCG GTCCTACTCCTGGCACTGCTGGGCGCCCAGGGCCAGCACAGCACTCCTGCTCCTAGGTGCAACTGTGCCTACAATTTCCAGAAGAGGAACGGTCTGTTCTGTTGCAAAGGCTGTCCAGCAG GGCACTACCTGAAAGGCCCCTGCCTGAAGCCCTGTGGTCCGGCCATCTGCCTTCCATGCCCCTGGGGTACCTTCCTGGCCAGGGAGAACCACCATGAGACCCGCTGTACCCGCTGCCAGGCCTGTGACGAGGAGG TCTCCCAGGTGGCCCTGAAGAACTGCTCGATGGTGGCGGACACCCACTGTGGCTGTGAGCCAGGCTGGTTCCTGGAGTGCTTGGTCAAGCCCTGCAAGGCTGGCTCTCCCTTCCGCTGCCATCCATGCTCAGACTGCAGGGCTCTGCACCGCCACACACGGGTGCCCT GTTCTGCCAGAGATAGCGACTGTGGGACCTGCCTGCCTGGCTTCTATGAATATGGCAACAGCTGCGTGTCCTGCCCCAC GAGCACCCTTGGGAGCTGTCCTGAGCCATGTGTGACTATCTGTGGCTGGAGGCAGAGTAGGTGGTGTGCTGGGAATTTAAGCAGGATGGCTGGGATGGGCCAAGgggaatttgggggtgggggtttaCTACTCACCACTCACCAGCTGTTCTCAGTGTTCTGGGTCCAGGTGCTTCTGGCTGGCCTGGTGGTCCCACTCCTGCTTGGTGCTACCCTGACTTACACATACCACCGCTGCCAACCTTGCAAGCCCATGGTTCCTA CAGATGAAGCTGGGATGGAGGCCTTGACTCTACAG gcCACCCAACTCTCATCCAGGGAGAGCGCGCACACCCTTCTAGTGCCCCTCAGCAGTAGTGAGAAGAAGGTCCGCGCTGTCCAGTTGGTGGGCAACGGCTGGACCCCTGGTTCCCCCCAGAGCCAGGAGGCGCCTTGTCCGGAGGTGACATGGCCCTGGGACCAGATGCACAGCAGAGCTCTTG agccgccgccgccgccttcgcCAGCGCCCCCTGCAGGCTCCGCGGCCGCCACGCTCCAGCCGGGCCCGCAGCTCTACGACGTGATGGACGCGGTGCCCGCGCGGCGCTGGAAGGAGTTCGTGCGCACGCTGGGGCTGCGCGAGGCGGAAATCGAGGCCGTGGAGGTGGAGGTCGGCCGCTTCCGCGACCAGCAGTACGAGATGCTCAAGCGCTGGCGTCAGCAGCAGCCCGCGGGCTTGGGCGCCGTCTACGCGGCGCTGGAGCGCATGGGGCTGGACGGCTGCGCCGAGGACCTGCGCAGCCGCCTGCAGCGCGGCCCGTGA
- the TNFRSF25 gene encoding tumor necrosis factor receptor superfamily member 25 isoform X6 → MRPAVPAARPVTRRVALKNCSMVADTHCGCEPGWFLECLVKPCKAGSPFRCHPCSDCRALHRHTRVPCSARDSDCGTCLPGFYEYGNSCVSCPTSTLGSCPEPCVTICGWRQSRWCAGNLSRMAGMGQGEFGGGGLLLTTHQLFSVFWVQVLLAGLVVPLLLGATLTYTYHRCQPCKPMVPTDEAGMEALTLQATQLSSRESAHTLLVPLSSSEKKVRAVQLVGNGWTPGSPQSQEAPCPEVTWPWDQMHSRALEPPPPPSPAPPAGSAAATLQPGPQLYDVMDAVPARRWKEFVRTLGLREAEIEAVEVEVGRFRDQQYEMLKRWRQQQPAGLGAVYAALERMGLDGCAEDLRSRLQRGP, encoded by the exons ATGAGACCCGCTGTACCCGCTGCCAGGCCTGTGACGAGGAGG GTGGCCCTGAAGAACTGCTCGATGGTGGCGGACACCCACTGTGGCTGTGAGCCAGGCTGGTTCCTGGAGTGCTTGGTCAAGCCCTGCAAGGCTGGCTCTCCCTTCCGCTGCCATCCATGCTCAGACTGCAGGGCTCTGCACCGCCACACACGGGTGCCCT GTTCTGCCAGAGATAGCGACTGTGGGACCTGCCTGCCTGGCTTCTATGAATATGGCAACAGCTGCGTGTCCTGCCCCAC GAGCACCCTTGGGAGCTGTCCTGAGCCATGTGTGACTATCTGTGGCTGGAGGCAGAGTAGGTGGTGTGCTGGGAATTTAAGCAGGATGGCTGGGATGGGCCAAGgggaatttgggggtgggggtttaCTACTCACCACTCACCAGCTGTTCTCAGTGTTCTGGGTCCAGGTGCTTCTGGCTGGCCTGGTGGTCCCACTCCTGCTTGGTGCTACCCTGACTTACACATACCACCGCTGCCAACCTTGCAAGCCCATGGTTCCTA CAGATGAAGCTGGGATGGAGGCCTTGACTCTACAG gcCACCCAACTCTCATCCAGGGAGAGCGCGCACACCCTTCTAGTGCCCCTCAGCAGTAGTGAGAAGAAGGTCCGCGCTGTCCAGTTGGTGGGCAACGGCTGGACCCCTGGTTCCCCCCAGAGCCAGGAGGCGCCTTGTCCGGAGGTGACATGGCCCTGGGACCAGATGCACAGCAGAGCTCTTG agccgccgccgccgccttcgcCAGCGCCCCCTGCAGGCTCCGCGGCCGCCACGCTCCAGCCGGGCCCGCAGCTCTACGACGTGATGGACGCGGTGCCCGCGCGGCGCTGGAAGGAGTTCGTGCGCACGCTGGGGCTGCGCGAGGCGGAAATCGAGGCCGTGGAGGTGGAGGTCGGCCGCTTCCGCGACCAGCAGTACGAGATGCTCAAGCGCTGGCGTCAGCAGCAGCCCGCGGGCTTGGGCGCCGTCTACGCGGCGCTGGAGCGCATGGGGCTGGACGGCTGCGCCGAGGACCTGCGCAGCCGCCTGCAGCGCGGCCCGTGA